Proteins encoded together in one Chroicocephalus ridibundus chromosome 13, bChrRid1.1, whole genome shotgun sequence window:
- the FBXO21 gene encoding F-box only protein 21 isoform X1 → MAAAEGAGPAGSRGPAEAEADGMGLTDLPGELLELILCCDVLGAADIGRVSCTCRRLREACQPRGKVWRERFRLRWPSLLKYYSHTDGVSWLEEYKARHNAGLEAQRIVASFSKRFFSEHVPCDGFSDIETLGCPSHFFEDELMCILNMEGRKGLTWKYYAKKILYFLRQQNILKNLKEYLQRPADRQSFLEGAVLIDQYCNPLSDICLKSVQAQVDDITDKVRKVLRTKNPRHPSLASKAGEIVIPEVELQRQVLDAMNCVLYEQLKYKGNELDYYNSLNSYIHQVLIRRTGIPISLSVLYLTIARQLGVKLEPVNFPSHFLLRWCQGKEGSTDIFDYTYIDAFGKGKQLTVKECEYLIGHHVTEEFYGVVTSKEVLQRMVGNLLNLGKRESTDQSYQLLRDSLDLYLAMYPDNVQHLMLQARLYFHLGIWPEKVLDILQHIQALDPSQHGAVGYLVQHTLEHIERRKEEVGPEVKHRSDEKHKEVCFSIGLIMKHKRYGYNCVIYGWDPACMMGHEWIRNMNVHSLPHGPHQPFYNVLVEDGSCRYAAQENLEYNSEPREIPHPDIGRYFSEFTGIHYLANTELEIRYPEDLELTRATVQKIYSSGKE, encoded by the exons atggcggcggcggagggcgcgGGTCCGGCGGGGTCGCGGGGCCCGGCGGAGGCCGAGGCCGACGGGATGGGCCTGACGGACCTGCCGGGCGAGCTGCTGGAGCTGATCCTCTGCTGCGACGTGCTGGGGGCCGCCGACATCGGGCGGGTGTCCTGCACCTGCCGCCGGCTGCGTGAGGCCTGCCAGCCCCGCGGCAAGGTGTGGCGGGAGCGCTTTCGCCTCAG ATGGCCATCGCTGCTGAAATACTATAGCCACACAGACGGTGTTAGCTGGCTTGAAGAATACAAAGCACGGCACAATGCTGGTCTAGAAGCCCAGAGAATTGTAGCTTCATTCTCCAAAAGGTTCTTTTCAGAACAC GTCCCCTGCGATGGATTCAGTGACATTGAGACTCTCGGGTGCCCGAGTCATTTTTTTGAGGATGAGCTGATGTGTATCCTTAACATGGAAGGAAG GAAAGGTCTCACCTGGAAGTACTATGCAAAGAAAATTCTATACTTCCTACGGCaacagaatatattaaaaaatctgaAGGAGTATCTTCAACGCCCAGCTGACCGGCAGTCATTTTTGGAGG gtgCTGTTTTAATTGATCAATACTGTAACCCATTGTCAGACATCTGCTTAAAAAGCGTCCAGGCGCAGGTGGATGATATCACAGATAAAGTGCGTAAAGTCCTGCGGACGAAAAATCCAAGGCACCCCAGCTTGGCTTCCAAGGCAG GAGAGATTGTGATTCCAGAAGTGGAACTTCAGCGGCAGGTGCTTGATGCTATGAATTGTGTCCTATATGAGCAGTTAAAATACAAAGGAAACGAGCTGGATTACTATAACTCCCTGAATTCATACATTCACCAG GTTTTGATCCGCAGGACAGGAATTCCCATCAGTTTGTCTGTGCTTTATTTAACAATTGCCAGGCAGCTAGGAGTCAAGCTTGAACCAGTCAACTTCCCTAGCCATTTTCTGCTGCGATGGTGTCAAGGAAAAGAAGG AAGCACAGATATTTTTGACTACACCTACATTGACGCCTTTGGCAAGGGGAAGCAGCTGACGGTGAAGGAGTGCGAGTACCTTATCGGCCACCACGTGACAGAGGAGTTCTATGGAGTGGTGACTTCAAAAGAGGTCTTGCAGCGTATGGTGGGAAATCTCTTAAACCTTGGCAAGCG AGAAAGCACTGATCAGTCTTACCAGCTCTTGAGAGACTCGTTGGATCTGTACCTGGCCATGTATCCGGACAATGTGCAGCATCTAATGCTCCAGGCTAGGTTATACTTCCACCTGGGAATCTGGCCAGAAAAG GTTCTGGACATCTTGCAGCACATTCAGGCTTTGGACCCATCCCAGCATGGGGCTGTCGGGTACTTAGTTCAACATACCCTAGAGCACATTGAGCGCCGGAAGGAGGAGGTGGGACCGGAGGTGAAGCACCGTTCAGATGAGAAGCACAAAGAGGTCTGCTTTTCCATCGGGCTGATTATGAAACACAAGAG atatgGCTATAACTGCGTGATTTATGGCTGGGATCCCGCCTGCATGATGGGGCATGAATGGATCCGGAATAtgaacgtccacagccttccacATGGGCCCCACCAGCCTTTCTATAATGTGCTAGTAGAAGATGGCTCTTGCAGATATGCTGCTCAAG AGAATCTGGAATATAACTCTGAGCCTCGGGAGATCCCTCACCCTGACATTGGCCGCTATTTTTCAGAGTTTACTGGCATTCACTACCTAGCAAATACCGAGCTAGAAATTCGGTACCCGGAGGATTTGGAGCTCACACGTGCCACAGTTCAGAAGATCTACAGTTCAGGCAAGGAGTGA
- the FBXO21 gene encoding F-box only protein 21 isoform X2 — translation MAAAEGAGPAGSRGPAEAEADGMGLTDLPGELLELILCCDVLGAADIGRVSCTCRRLREACQPRGKVWRERFRLRWPSLLKYYSHTDGVSWLEEYKARHNAGLEAQRIVASFSKRFFSEHVPCDGFSDIETLGCPSHFFEDELMCILNMEGRKGLTWKYYAKKILYFLRQQNILKNLKEYLQRPADRQSFLEGAVLIDQYCNPLSDICLKSVQAQVDDITDKVRKVLRTKNPRHPSLASKAGEIVIPEVELQRQVLDAMNCVLYEQLKYKGNELDYYNSLNSYIHQVLIRRTGIPISLSVLYLTIARQLGVKLEPVNFPSHFLLRWCQGKEGSTDIFDYTYIDAFGKGKQLTVKECEYLIGHHVTEEFYGVVTSKEVLQRMVGNLLNLGKRESTDQSYQLLRDSLDLYLAMYPDNVQHLMLQARLYFHLGIWPEKVLDILQHIQALDPSQHGAVGYLVQHTLEHIERRKEEVGPEVKHRSDEKHKEVCFSIGLIMKHKRESGI, via the exons atggcggcggcggagggcgcgGGTCCGGCGGGGTCGCGGGGCCCGGCGGAGGCCGAGGCCGACGGGATGGGCCTGACGGACCTGCCGGGCGAGCTGCTGGAGCTGATCCTCTGCTGCGACGTGCTGGGGGCCGCCGACATCGGGCGGGTGTCCTGCACCTGCCGCCGGCTGCGTGAGGCCTGCCAGCCCCGCGGCAAGGTGTGGCGGGAGCGCTTTCGCCTCAG ATGGCCATCGCTGCTGAAATACTATAGCCACACAGACGGTGTTAGCTGGCTTGAAGAATACAAAGCACGGCACAATGCTGGTCTAGAAGCCCAGAGAATTGTAGCTTCATTCTCCAAAAGGTTCTTTTCAGAACAC GTCCCCTGCGATGGATTCAGTGACATTGAGACTCTCGGGTGCCCGAGTCATTTTTTTGAGGATGAGCTGATGTGTATCCTTAACATGGAAGGAAG GAAAGGTCTCACCTGGAAGTACTATGCAAAGAAAATTCTATACTTCCTACGGCaacagaatatattaaaaaatctgaAGGAGTATCTTCAACGCCCAGCTGACCGGCAGTCATTTTTGGAGG gtgCTGTTTTAATTGATCAATACTGTAACCCATTGTCAGACATCTGCTTAAAAAGCGTCCAGGCGCAGGTGGATGATATCACAGATAAAGTGCGTAAAGTCCTGCGGACGAAAAATCCAAGGCACCCCAGCTTGGCTTCCAAGGCAG GAGAGATTGTGATTCCAGAAGTGGAACTTCAGCGGCAGGTGCTTGATGCTATGAATTGTGTCCTATATGAGCAGTTAAAATACAAAGGAAACGAGCTGGATTACTATAACTCCCTGAATTCATACATTCACCAG GTTTTGATCCGCAGGACAGGAATTCCCATCAGTTTGTCTGTGCTTTATTTAACAATTGCCAGGCAGCTAGGAGTCAAGCTTGAACCAGTCAACTTCCCTAGCCATTTTCTGCTGCGATGGTGTCAAGGAAAAGAAGG AAGCACAGATATTTTTGACTACACCTACATTGACGCCTTTGGCAAGGGGAAGCAGCTGACGGTGAAGGAGTGCGAGTACCTTATCGGCCACCACGTGACAGAGGAGTTCTATGGAGTGGTGACTTCAAAAGAGGTCTTGCAGCGTATGGTGGGAAATCTCTTAAACCTTGGCAAGCG AGAAAGCACTGATCAGTCTTACCAGCTCTTGAGAGACTCGTTGGATCTGTACCTGGCCATGTATCCGGACAATGTGCAGCATCTAATGCTCCAGGCTAGGTTATACTTCCACCTGGGAATCTGGCCAGAAAAG GTTCTGGACATCTTGCAGCACATTCAGGCTTTGGACCCATCCCAGCATGGGGCTGTCGGGTACTTAGTTCAACATACCCTAGAGCACATTGAGCGCCGGAAGGAGGAGGTGGGACCGGAGGTGAAGCACCGTTCAGATGAGAAGCACAAAGAGGTCTGCTTTTCCATCGGGCTGATTATGAAACACAAGAG AGAATCTGGAATATAA
- the TESC gene encoding calcineurin B homologous protein 3, producing MGSAHSVPAEMRELADRTGFTSEQIEHLHRRFKQLSRDQLTIRKENFDSIPDLEFNPIRGKIVHAFFDKRNLRQESDGLADEINFEDFLTIMSYFRPIEMNMDEEQLDRFRKEKLKFLFHMYDSDHDGKITLQEYRNVVEELLSGNPHLEKESARSIADGAMMEAASICVGQMGPDQVYEGITFEDFLKMWQGIDIETKMHVRFLNMETIAHCY from the exons ATGGGCTCCGCGCACTCCGTGCCCGCCGAGATGCGGGAGCTGGCGGACAGGACCGGCT TCACCTCTGAGCAGATCGAGCACTTACACCGGCGATTCAAGCAGCTGAGCCGGGACCAGCTGACGATCCG CAAGGAGAATTTCGACAGCATCCCCGACCTGGAGTTCAACCCAATTAGGGGGAAAATCGTCCATGCCTTTTTCGACAAGCG GAACCTGCGGCAGGAGTCGGACGGGCTGGCGGATGAGATAAACTTCGAAGACTTCCTGACCATCATGTCCTACTTCAGACCCATCGAGATGAACATGGACGAGGAGCAGCTCGATCGCTTCCGCAAAGAGAAACTCAAAT tcCTCTTCCACATGTACGACTCGGACCACGACGGGAAGATCACGCTGCAGGAGTACAGAAAT GTGGTGGAGGAGCTGCTGTCGGGGAACCCCCACCTGGAGAAGGAGTCGGCGCGGTCCATCGCCGACGGGGCCATGATGGAGGCAGCCAGCATCTGTGTGGGACAAATG GGGCCGGACCAGGTGTACGAGGGCATCACCTTCGAGGACTTCCTTAAG ATGTGGCAGGGGATCGACATCGAAACCAAGATGCACGTTCGCTTCCTCAACATGGAGACCATCGCGCACTGCTACTGA